The genomic window GGTTTCTGCTCCCTGAAaggcaaaaacataaaaaggacaGGCATTCTTTGTTCTGGGGTCATCATCATGGGTGGTAGTTGGTTGTTCGTTACTTGAGAGGAATCCTGAAGAGATAAATTGCTTAAAGGGTATCTTTGCAAACCCAGCTGAGTTTTTGTGTTTGAGTTCATTGTTGTCTGGGGAAATACATCAGTGAAATGTGGTTTCACTCCTGTGATTGCATTGATTTCATAAGCATTATGCCTGTCAGCCAGGACTCTTGCAGGCCAAAGTGGTTGGTAAAGAATTGCCCCTGAGACACCACTCACAAAATGATAGAGAAGATAATGCCAAATTCCTCCACTTATTGGGTTCAAAGTAACCTGAGGCCATAAACTGGCCAGACTTCTTAAAGCTTCACGGTTCCATGCTGAAACAGGGAAGTCAGTCTCTGTATGATaaagttgagaaaaataaatattgagatTGATCCTTGGATACCTCATCAGGAAGTTGTACATTTTGCTAATGCAGCAGTGGTTGGCTTCATTGCAAGGGCAATAGTTGGAATAAAGAAGGATATGTTCAATGTTGTCATTGCTATGTATGATGGCCTCAAGATAACTGCCCATCTCAAATAACATAGATTCTGGATGGGTATCATATTCACTGCAACTTGAAGTATGACCCTTTTGCACCAGGCTGCCTGAGGAAGTTTTCAGTTCATAAAATGTTAGGTGTTTGGTTTGAGGACTTGGCCCACAAGGGAATCCAAAAATCTGATAAAATTCTGTGAGAGGAACTCTTGCTTCTTCTCCTGTCCGGATGTGATAAGGGCACTTAGAACAGCTTAGACTCAAGGCCAACCAATAATAAGGTTTTATTATAGTTCCGTGGTTTGTTAGGTATTCCTGGTATAAAGGCTCCATTTCTAGATTTGTGTTTTACTAATTAGCATCACTGACAAGGAGGGCAGAGTGTATATGCAAACAGTTCATGAAAAACTATAGCTACTAAATTATGCCCTCATCAGAAGAAGGGATGTTGTAGCAGACAGACCTCTGGTTCTGAAGGAGAGTAACCATGTCATTGTGTTGAAAAATTCTGCATTTCCTTTTGCATATTCAGATTCCTAGAAGGGGCAGAAGGGAAGATTTTACTTCATACGTATGGATCTTTTTCTCCAAATGACCCTTCCATCCACCCTTTCATCTATGAAAGTCCCAAGAAATAAATATGTTTGGATTTCAGTTTGTAATAGCTGAAAGCCTCTGGTTTCTAATGTATTGTTCAGAGTTTTGTATACTTGTATCTCTAATGGCAAACATCACAATGACTGGGAGGTGTTTTAAtaatgctccttgagggcagggaccatttaatttctttgtctttgtatttccagcagcTAACCTCCTCTGTAGAaaatatagtagacacttaatacataTGTTTAATGTTCCTTTATCCACCTAATTAAACTAGAGTGAATTTAGTAAAATTGTTGCTTACCTTGAAATAGTTGGAGAATTGAGATTGCTCTCCACAAACTGTACAGAATCCTGTAGCAGCTAAAACACACAATAGGTTGAATTGCCATCATGCCATCTCTAGGTTTGGATCACATCCTTTTAAGGGGGTACTTCATATTTTATCCTTACTTCATTTCTCTAGCAACTTGGGGGTAGCAGTGGGGGATCTTAGTACTTTAAAAATGCTCCATATCAGTTGTTTACTGTCTCATGTTTTACATCTCATGTTAGTTGGAGATTTGTTCTTATAAGTTATAAATAACTTTTTCTGTTGGATTAGTCATTGCTGTGGTTAtggtaatatttgcaaagtaacTAATGCTAGGAAATGGCAAGTTCCAGAGTCTTCCcaatttaattgaatttcaaaCCACCTatttaatgtataaatatatgtttacagggtgttccaaaagtcttagttgtaagctatacacacacacacacacacacacacacatacacacacacaaataaacacaaacacacatcccTTATTGTGTCTGAATATTTGGCAAAACATATAACTGTTTGCAAAGCACCCATGGAATGCAGTTCTGCAAGGGAACACCTATTTCACCACCATTTGATATTCTGAGCTCAGTTCCATTCTACTCTCTTTAGAAAACTGTGCAAAGTGTTGAAAATGACTAAGGCATCTTGTCTTCATGAAACTTAAAACAATCTAGCagggaatataatatttttgcaAACAACAAGTAAATGATAATTGTGTGAGCTAAATACAAAGTGCTTTAAGAAGTCctaggaaatgaaaattaattactGCTCTAGGATCCTCCCCACAAGAGTCCCCAGGTTAACCCACAGGGAATCTAGAACTCTGTTACCTGAATCTGTCAAAAGGAAGCCACCCTTGATCACTCACTGTTTCCTAAACTGGATATTCTGTCTTCTATTCTCCAGTATTTACTAAAgtctgccccctcccctccccatgccTTAAATGTGTGCTTTCTTCAGTCTTACCTTATTTTCCTCAGGATCCACCTCTTTTGTGAAGTTTTCCTAGTTATTACTTCCAGCTATTATTACTTTCTTCTTCCACAAATGACTTTCCCTCATAGTTATCTATGGATATATCATATCCTTCCCCAATTATTATCCCCACCCCTAGTAGATTCTAAGTTCCTTATTAAAGCCAGGAacaatttcttttgcctttttaaaaaaaattatatctccaGTGCCTACTACGGTGACTTTCATACAGACGCTGGCTGTGCTTCACCTGTGCctagcaacagcaacaacagactAAGACAACCTGTATTGGGTGGTGGGGAAGGATTCTGGTCCTGGCATGCTCAGAGGGAAACagtacttcattttaaaagagggTC from Macrotis lagotis isolate mMagLag1 chromosome 2, bilby.v1.9.chrom.fasta, whole genome shotgun sequence includes these protein-coding regions:
- the APOBEC4 gene encoding putative C->U-editing enzyme APOBEC-4, encoding MEPLYQEYLTNHGTIIKPYYWLALSLSCSKCPYHIRTGEEARVPLTEFYQIFGFPCGPSPQTKHLTFYELKTSSGSLVQKGHTSSCSEYDTHPESMLFEMGSYLEAIIHSNDNIEHILLYSNYCPCNEANHCCISKMYNFLMRYPRINLNIYFSQLYHTETDFPVSAWNREALRSLASLWPQVTLNPISGGIWHYLLYHFVSGVSGAILYQPLWPARVLADRHNAYEINAITGVKPHFTDVFPQTTMNSNTKTQLGLQRYPLSNLSLQDSSQVTNNQLPPMMMTPEQRMPVLFMFLPFREQKPPNVGQNQPKPKNIVRHLNMPQMLLQETKDSRRPPAGRIVETVEITEQFLGSKEVRDKERGKKRKEKGKSTFLKS